The sequence GAATTGGTGAGTTGGCATCCTACAAAACCCCCTATGATTGGGCTTTTCGTCGCATCTTTTCCCAACATCCCACCTTATCAGGCAGTTAACAACACTCTTTTATTTTCGTCAGATATCTAAAGCATTCTGTTCTGCACCTTTTCAAGTCCACCACCCTCAAGGCTTCTGCCTGCTCTCACCAATGGAGGTCGCTGTCGAAACTCCAGCTCCTATCAGCCGACAGCCGGAATCCTTCGATCCCATGCCCATAGAAGCTCCGGAGCAAGCCCCGTTATCTCAGAATGTTGTCGTCCCGCCTTCAGATCAACCCTCTGAGGATCCTTCTATGCCCACAGAGTCAGGAGCACCCGATCGACCTGCTGAATCTGACGCTCCGGCCGACGAAAACCCAATAGACCAAACGCCTTCCAACCCGGAGCAATCAACAAACTCCGTAAATGAAGAAACGAGCATTGATACCTTCGTTGACCCCGCCGCCAATTCTATTGTGCCGCAGGCAACCACCGCAGAACCAGAAGATTCGGGTGATCCTGCCGATTCCGCGTCGGGTGGTGATACCTCCTCTGACGGTTCCACAAGGCCTACATCAGAAGATTCTGCCGAGTCAAATGGCTCTACCAGCGAAGAGGATAGCCCAGAAGATAATGAGGACAAGACAGAGGAAGAACCAGCATATTGGGCAGATATTGTCGAGGATACATCAGTACCGGATGAGGCTGAATTGAAAGAAATCGAGTCCGCGGGTGCGGACTGCAGTACATATGAATGTTTGTTCATCAGTAACCCCCCTCTGGTTTCTTTAGTGATGAATTCACCTCATAATCCGTACTTACACAATCCCGTTTTTTTTAGATGACTACTGGGAGAAAACCTTTTATCGGAGCCTCGATGATCCAGAGTACAGAGCTTCGGAGAAGGCCCGTCTAACTTGGAAAATTAAAGGAGTTCGTGGCACCAAGGAGAAGCCCAATCGTGCTACCATTATGCGTTCGCCCGCGGCGTACGTTGGTGGCTATTATTGGACCATCAAATTCTTCCCGCGAGGCAACTCGGTGTCGTCACTGAGTATCTACGTTGAGTGCTCAGCGACACCTCCCGAGCCGGACAAGGAGATCCCCCAGACTGAATTCAAGGTTCTCAAGGGTGCGCCAGATGCTGATTTGAGCAAGTTGGCTCCGGCCGTTGAACTATCACTCCCCGCAACAGTAGATACCAAGAAGCCCCGATCAAAACAAGCATCGTCCAAAGATGAAGCCCAAACAGGGGAGACAGAAGTTGAAAATAACGAAAACTCTGGCAGGTCCACACCCGCCGAAacgaaagaagaggaaaaaaaggattgGAGAGTTTCAGCGCAAATTGGCGTGATTTTATACAACCCCAATGAGCCACGGACAGGGTGGATGCAGTCGTCTTCCCATCAGTTCAATCCCCACAACGTTGACTGGGGCTGGACCCACTTTCATGGACCTTGGGATCAGATTCACAAGCGCCACCACGGTCAACGCCAGGCTCTTTTGCGAGATGATACCCTCGCTTTCGATGCATATATTCAAATTTTCGACGATCCGACGCAATCTCTATGGTGGCATGCCAGTGACTCAGAACCAGTCTGGGATAGCTTTAGCTTGACGGGATACCGGCCATGGGGCGATCCCATGGTGAACCATAGACATGAGGTTGCGGGGCTGGTTACGTGGCTCATGATGGCTTCTTTCCGTGATGTTATCCAGAGCGTAGACATCCTCGAGCATCTTACAAATCCCAACGTCAAGCCAAGGCCTTTGTGCGACGCACTCCAGCGGTTGCTGTGGTCTCTACGACCCCAGTCCGGATTATCTACATCTTTTATTGATACCGACCAGGTCACAACAACCCTCCGTAACCTTCATGAGTTCTCGGGAGATGTCACGGACTTCTGGGAACGTCTACGTCGAACATTGGAACTGGAGCTTGCCGGAACTGACGCAATCGATAAGCTTGCGAAGATCTTCGACAGCCCACGCATCGAAAATACCGCAGATGGGTTCGGCGACAGTGTTTCGGTCAATCACATTCCCCGCGAGGCCAATGGCGGTATCAGAGTCTCTGCTGCCAAAGCAAATAGCATACAGCAGGCTGCAAAGAATTATCTGGATGGAAAACCGGGGAAATGGTCCTTGCCATCGGTTTTCCACGTTGAGTTGGTGCGACAGACTTTCGATAAAAGCACCCGCCAGTGGAACATGCTTTATGATCGTGTCAAGCTGGACGAAACTTTGGATTTGTCCGAATGTGTTGTCGACGGCCAAGTGGGCAAATATAGCCTGTATGGGCTGGTTGTTCACAAGGGAAGCCGATCATCAGGGCGGTTCTACAGTATTCTGCGCCCCGGCGGGCCCAATACCCGTTGGCTAGCTTTTGAGGATGCAAGTGACAATAAGATTGAGTGCCTGACCAAAAAGGCTGCACTTGAAGCTCACGAAGGCGTCGATGCCAGCAAcctaaagaagattgacaagTCCGGTGCTGATGTCGCTGTCGTCGTGGTTTACATCCGTGACGATGTGATATCGCAATACTTGACAGGAAAGCTTGAGCCCTGGCAAGTTGGGGAGCTTCACCAGCATTATTTTATGAATGGCTACTATCATCTAAATCGTGAGTTGAAGAATGGCCTACCACCCACGGTCAAGGTTGAGCTCTTCAGTCTTTCAGACTTCTCCATAATTGAGAAGAGTATCGTCGACTCTTATGATCTAATGGCAGTTGCGAGAGCAACGGGCCAATACAATACTCTTTCTGTCCCTGGCAACACAACCTTCATGGAATTACGAAAGAAAATTGCGTCCTTGAAGTCGACGGAAATCCACGAACGTATCCGAATCTGGCAACTTGGTGCGAGGAAGCCTCTTTTCGCTCCAACACTCAACTTCCAAATTATTTATGATCTCACTGATGTTGTTATGAGCTTTGAATTGAGCGTTTTGCGGCTGTGGGTGTACGTTTTGTCCGATGAAGAAGCTCGGTTTTTTGCCGTGCGGGATCAAGTCAGTGATAGCCAGCCTTTTGATGAACTTCCACCGGAGGAGCCTGTGCCTTCAAACGAAGAACCTGAGAATTCCCAGGAAAATATTGCTGGGTCTCAAGATGCCGCAGTCCCTAATGGAACAGATGACACAGAGATGAATGATGCTCCAGCGGAAAATCGTGAAGAAGCGGCTACTGTTACCCCTGATCAGGCACCCCAACCCCCAGCCGAACAAGAACCACAGTCGACATCTGGTCAGCCTATGCCTAATGAAACCGTATCCGCTAATAACGGCGAAGGTGGCACTTCCGATGATACTCCGATGCAAGATGCTATTGTGCCGGCGGGACAGGAGAATGTGAATAACGACACGGCCATGGACGACGACGCAGCTATCGCTGCGGTGATTGCGCAGGACCTTGCAGAATATGAGAGGGCTGAATCTATGGAGACAGAACCTTCCCCGGCCCCTGAGAGTACTCAGCAAACGAATGTAAATGATACCCAACAACAACCTCTTTCCACACAGACCGAAGAGCCCCCTAATGTGTCTTCAGAGGAAGCGCCTGAAGAGACCGCTCCACAAACCGATACCACACAGGAAACCTCCCAGCCACCACCAGCCAATGATGACGACGTAACTATGGAGGGCGGCCCTCCCGTTAACTCTTCGGAGAGGCAACAGGGCACTACTGAAGCTGAGGACAATAATACTGATCAAGCAACTGTTGACTCGAATTCGACGTTGCCGATTTCCGAGCTTGTACCCCCACGATCACATGTGTATTACTTTATTCAGAGATTTGACGCAGAAAAGCAAGAGTTAAACACCATTGGAACATTTTTTGCCACGAAGAGCGAAACCATTAAAGAATCTATTCGCACAGCTCTTGGgtttgagaagaataagcAGTTTCTTTTGTGGCATCGGGTTGATGGAATCTCCGTCGTTGCTATTTCGTCGGTTGAGATCTTTGATGATATAGTTGGATACACTGATGGGGAGTGTTTTATTGTGGGCGATGTTATCGGAAAAAATGAGTGAGTATCCAAACTCCCTCCCCCAAACCATGACTCTCACCATGATTCTAACATTTTTGTGTCAGACGTATGAAACTTGCAGAAGCAGGATTGTTCTCTTCCCCAGATAGACTTGTCCGTTATTTGTGGGCAGTGGGACGGAAACACCCCACCAAATCTTTTACTGGGACAAAAACCACCGAAGCCACATACAATGGCGATTACTACTCTGGCGAATTCAAGAATGGctactaccatggcaaagGTACCCATATTTCGGAAAGCGGCGCCACGTATACCGGCGATTTCGTCTTGGGCGAACGACAAGGAACCGGTACCATGGAATACGCCACCGGTGACACATACACCGGGGATTGGGTCGAGGACCAACGCCATGGCCAAGGAACTTTCGTCGAGCGCAAGACCGGCAACAAGTACGTTGGCGGGTACCGCAACGGCAAGCGCCATGGCAAAGGTATCAGCTATTGGGAGGTCGCTGACGAAGAGATGGACCTCTGCCAGATCTGCTATAGCGAGAATCAAGACTCGCTGTTTTACAGCTGCGGACACGTGTGTGCCTGTTTGAGCTGCGCCAGACAGGTAGATATCTGTCCAATGTGCCGGAAGAAAGTTCTTAATGTGGTTAAGATCTACAAGAGCTGAAATTTAGACTAGAATGTcttccctttttttgtttctatTCCTTGAAATTCTCTAGGAATATCTCCTCCCGCTCTCATTTTTGGTGCGAGCCTTTTTTTTATGATTTAGAAACTATTCTTGTCTTCATAGACTCGTGATTTCCCGCTGGCATTGAACTAACTACCCCTCGTCCCTTgcacttttttttttccttttgtttttgtcAGCTTCTATGCTCCTGTCTTACACCAACCTCAGTTTTCATGACGAAATGACACCATTCTATCTTGATCCGATCCTTTTGACCTTTGGCGGAGATGGCGATATTGGAATTTTCCCTGATTTTCGAGACCGACGGCCGGGAGTTAGAGCCtgcctttcttttctttccttttttttttttttttttttttttttttttttttttttttaatgatTTTAGGGTCGAGATTGCGATATCTAATAGTGAAGCGACGTTGATACTTTTGAGATACTGCCTTAGTTTTAAACGAACCCCAAAAGATTTTTATATTTGATCTACAAGTCCCACACAgtcctttttgtttttgagaATTTATTAGACAAGTAGCATTGCGGGTGCAGATGTTGAATCCAGTTGGCCTCATGCTAGGGTGAAACTCCTGCTCATGTCCTGTACCAAATTTAAATTTTGGTATACCCGGGACCCAACAAAGAATGTACTCAGCTGTGTACAGTGTCTTCCTCTTTAGCAACGATTTGTATAAATTTTCTCACATTCAGAAGAGGTTTTGACAGAAAGCTGTGACGTTAATCTGCGTGGGTCCAACCAGAGCAAAGAGCGGGAGCTTGTTGAGATGTCTTGGCATTTCTGCTCCCTTCCAAAGGATCGCCCGATCACGACCACACCGGGAGCGAGGACTTAACTGACCATGAGCCGGCCATGGATACAGCCACGGAATTTCCATGAACATTGTCTCCTGAGTCTGTGCTTTTTGCCTTTATTCCATGGGCTCCAAGCTGCCCTTCCCTCCTCTCCTCCCAGATCCAGAAACGCTTCCTGAACCGGACTTGTATCCGGACAAGCAAACCACGACCAATGATTTagccgaagaagaagaagaagtggaagaggaggatgacgatgacggcATCGCCTTTGGTGAACATGCTGATTTTCGATCCCACTATACGTCTCCTCCATCGCTCGATGAGTTGGACGAGGATTCCGGCTCGCTGAAtgacgaggaggaggacgaagaagaggatggAGAAGcggacgatgatgatggtaTTGCCATTCACAAGCCGTTCCTACAATCCACCGGGTCTCTACCTAATGCGTTTGCCCCGCCGTTCTACAATCGTCCACCAACACCTCTTCCGCCCTCGCCCTCATTGACTTCGCTGCTGCGACCGTCGTTTTCGGCGAATACCTCTCGCCCAACGACGCCGGATAGCTCTGATGTAGAGACTCCAAATGATACAGAAGCAGCGGTGGCAAAGTCCGCGCGGATCGCAACGACGGTACCAAGGGCCAGTCCGAAAGTGCCAACGTATGAGTACTATGGCTTTGTGTTGTACCTGACCTCCTCATTGGCATTTCGTACGTGCATGCTACCTCCACGGGAAtacatttttattttttttatttttatttttatttttttttgtgcTTTCATACTAACCTACGTTTGTCCGCAGTAATGTACTTATTATGGTCCTTCCTCCCATCTCCATTCCTCCATCAGTTGGGGATATACTACTATCCCAACCGCTGGTGGTCCCTTGCCATCCCTTCCTTCCTGGTTATGACGATTATCTACATTTACGTAGCGCTCGCGGCGTATAACACCGGATACCTTACCCTTCCGATGAATAATATTGAGAACCTTGTTGATGATGTCGCGAACATTGCTGTCATTGACAGCAAAGGTAGGCGCAGGCCCGGTGGATCGGAAAAGATGAATCCCGATGCAACGACTGCACAGACAATGGGTgctcagaagaagaaattagAGTGGAAGGCTATTTGGAATGAGGGCACGGATGCAGTGATGGATATCCCGGTTGGGGGCGTATGTGAAGTGCTGTATGGCGACGAAGGGAA is a genomic window of Coccidioides posadasii str. Silveira chromosome 3, complete sequence containing:
- a CDS encoding uncharacterized protein (EggNog:ENOG410PNRM~COG:S~TransMembrane:2 (i186-205o225-248i)), giving the protein MGSKLPFPPLLPDPETLPEPDLYPDKQTTTNDLAEEEEEVEEEDDDDGIAFGEHADFRSHYTSPPSLDELDEDSGSLNDEEEDEEEDGEADDDDGIAIHKPFLQSTGSLPNAFAPPFYNRPPTPLPPSPSLTSLLRPSFSANTSRPTTPDSSDVETPNDTEAAVAKSARIATTVPRASPKVPTYEYYGFVLYLTSSLAFLMYLLWSFLPSPFLHQLGIYYYPNRWWSLAIPSFLVMTIIYIYVALAAYNTGYLTLPMNNIENLVDDVANIAVIDSKGRRRPGGSEKMNPDATTAQTMGAQKKKLEWKAIWNEGTDAVMDIPVGGVCEVLYGDEGNGEDLESEHTGIGGK
- a CDS encoding uncharacterized protein (EggNog:ENOG410PH06~COG:O~MEROPS:MER0002475~BUSCO:701at33183), coding for MEVAVETPAPISRQPESFDPMPIEAPEQAPLSQNVVVPPSDQPSEDPSMPTESGAPDRPAESDAPADENPIDQTPSNPEQSTNSVNEETSIDTFVDPAANSIVPQATTAEPEDSGDPADSASGGDTSSDGSTRPTSEDSAESNGSTSEEDSPEDNEDKTEEEPAYWADIVEDTSVPDEAELKEIESAGADCSTYEYDYWEKTFYRSLDDPEYRASEKARLTWKIKGVRGTKEKPNRATIMRSPAAYVGGYYWTIKFFPRGNSVSSLSIYVECSATPPEPDKEIPQTEFKVLKGAPDADLSKLAPAVELSLPATVDTKKPRSKQASSKDEAQTGETEVENNENSGRSTPAETKEEEKKDWRVSAQIGVILYNPNEPRTGWMQSSSHQFNPHNVDWGWTHFHGPWDQIHKRHHGQRQALLRDDTLAFDAYIQIFDDPTQSLWWHASDSEPVWDSFSLTGYRPWGDPMVNHRHEVAGLVTWLMMASFRDVIQSVDILEHLTNPNVKPRPLCDALQRLLWSLRPQSGLSTSFIDTDQVTTTLRNLHEFSGDVTDFWERLRRTLELELAGTDAIDKLAKIFDSPRIENTADGFGDSVSVNHIPREANGGIRVSAAKANSIQQAAKNYLDGKPGKWSLPSVFHVELVRQTFDKSTRQWNMLYDRVKLDETLDLSECVVDGQVGKYSLYGLVVHKGSRSSGRFYSILRPGGPNTRWLAFEDASDNKIECLTKKAALEAHEGVDASNLKKIDKSGADVAVVVVYIRDDVISQYLTGKLEPWQVGELHQHYFMNGYYHLNRELKNGLPPTVKVELFSLSDFSIIEKSIVDSYDLMAVARATGQYNTLSVPGNTTFMELRKKIASLKSTEIHERIRIWQLGARKPLFAPTLNFQIIYDLTDVVMSFELSVLRLWVYVLSDEEARFFAVRDQVSDSQPFDELPPEEPVPSNEEPENSQENIAGSQDAAVPNGTDDTEMNDAPAENREEAATVTPDQAPQPPAEQEPQSTSGQPMPNETVSANNGEGGTSDDTPMQDAIVPAGQENVNNDTAMDDDAAIAAVIAQDLAEYERAESMETEPSPAPESTQQTNVNDTQQQPLSTQTEEPPNVSSEEAPEETAPQTDTTQETSQPPPANDDDVTMEGGPPVNSSERQQGTTEAEDNNTDQATVDSNSTLPISELVPPRSHVYYFIQRFDAEKQELNTIGTFFATKSETIKESIRTALGFEKNKQFLLWHRVDGISVVAISSVEIFDDIVGYTDGECFIVGDVIGKNERMKLAEAGLFSSPDRLVRYLWAVGRKHPTKSFTGTKTTEATYNGDYYSGEFKNGYYHGKGTHISESGATYTGDFVLGERQGTGTMEYATGDTYTGDWVEDQRHGQGTFVERKTGNKYVGGYRNGKRHGKGISYWEVADEEMDLCQICYSENQDSLFYSCGHVCACLSCARQVDICPMCRKKVLNVVKIYKS